A single genomic interval of Ramlibacter sp. harbors:
- a CDS encoding methylated-DNA--[protein]-cysteine S-methyltransferase, with translation MDGFTLFETPIGRCGLAWRGDGVITAVQLPEPDDARTAARLLRAAPEGTVQAEPPAWVARAMVRIVAALNGAPDDLSDLPLDMTGVPPFHQRVYAIARAIPPGRTMTYGEVAAALNEPGAARAVGQALGHNPFAPVVPCHRVLAAGSRGGGFSASGGVDTKLRMLLAERARFGNEPGLFDAAP, from the coding sequence ATGGACGGTTTCACGCTGTTCGAGACGCCGATTGGCCGCTGCGGCCTGGCCTGGCGGGGCGACGGCGTGATCACCGCGGTGCAATTGCCCGAACCCGACGATGCACGCACCGCGGCCCGTCTGCTGCGCGCCGCACCAGAAGGCACCGTGCAGGCCGAGCCGCCGGCCTGGGTCGCCCGGGCGATGGTCCGCATCGTGGCCGCGTTGAACGGGGCGCCTGACGACCTGAGCGACCTGCCACTGGACATGACCGGCGTGCCGCCGTTCCACCAGCGCGTGTACGCCATCGCGCGCGCCATCCCGCCCGGCCGCACCATGACCTATGGCGAGGTCGCCGCCGCCTTGAACGAACCCGGCGCCGCGCGTGCCGTGGGCCAGGCGCTGGGCCACAACCCGTTTGCGCCCGTCGTGCCCTGCCACCGTGTGCTGGCCGCGGGCAGCCGCGGGGGCGGCTTCTCGGCCAGTGGCGGCGTGGACACCAAACTCAGAATGCTGCTGGCCGAGCGCGCGCGCTTTGGCAACGAGCCCGGCCTGTTCGACGCAGCGCCCTGA
- a CDS encoding DUF1223 domain-containing protein: MRTPSSLLLASTLMAAAVSTATAATCEARSAATLTPVIELYTSEGCSSCPPADRWLSTLKPVAAQGKAVVQAFHVGYWDYIGWVDRFASPAYTTRQRAIAALNRQNSIYTPQLVRNGQDWHDYDRATAAGGPARASISLARSGPDAFEATVTPAEGVGGWGAYWTVTENGHSSKVKAGENAGELLQHDFVVRQYVPAGDYKGPSKLTLRTVAGDAAHPRQVNLVVFEPATGKTLQALSLQCSS; encoded by the coding sequence ATGCGCACACCCTCCTCCCTCCTGCTGGCCAGCACCCTGATGGCCGCTGCCGTCAGCACCGCCACCGCCGCCACCTGCGAGGCCCGCTCGGCGGCCACGCTCACGCCCGTCATCGAGCTCTACACCTCCGAAGGCTGCAGTTCCTGCCCGCCGGCGGACCGCTGGCTGTCCACGCTCAAACCCGTGGCCGCGCAGGGCAAGGCGGTGGTGCAGGCCTTTCATGTGGGCTACTGGGACTACATCGGCTGGGTGGACCGCTTTGCCTCGCCGGCCTACACCACGCGCCAGCGCGCGATTGCGGCCCTCAACCGCCAGAACAGCATCTACACCCCGCAGCTGGTGCGCAATGGCCAGGACTGGCATGACTACGACCGCGCGACCGCCGCAGGCGGGCCGGCGCGCGCCAGCATCAGCCTCGCGCGCAGCGGGCCCGACGCCTTTGAGGCCACGGTGACGCCGGCCGAAGGCGTGGGCGGCTGGGGCGCCTACTGGACGGTGACCGAGAACGGCCACAGCAGCAAGGTCAAGGCGGGTGAAAACGCCGGCGAACTGCTGCAGCACGACTTTGTGGTGCGCCAGTATGTGCCGGCCGGGGACTACAAGGGCCCGTCCAAGCTGACGCTGCGCACGGTGGCGGGTGACGCGGCCCATCCGCGGCAGGTCAACCTCGTGGTGTTTGAACCCGCCACGGGCAAAACGCTGCAGGCGCTGAGCCTGCAGTGCAGCAGCTGA
- a CDS encoding RNA-binding transcriptional accessory protein translates to MQKIIEQIAAEIKVQPRQVLAAVELLDGGATVPFIARYRKEVTGGLDDVQLRELEYRLSYLRELEERREAVLKAIDEQGKLTPALRAAIATVATKQELEDLYLPFKQKRRTKGQMAREAGIEPLADKLFADPTLDPAAEAAAFTRPAEVLDDGKPGADFSTVPAVLDGVRDILSERWAEDPALVQGLRQWLWSEGLLRSQLAAGKDENHPDVAKFRDYFDYDEPIGRVPSHRALAVFRGRQLEVLEAKLVVPDAVRPELVEGASTLRPAQDRPGSARAAVSLAEGKIALHLGWSHAGRPADDLLRKCVAWTWRVKLSLSTERDLFTRLREEAEKVAIKVFADNLRDLLLAAPAGPRVVMGLDPGIRTGVKVAVVDATGKLVDTATVYPHEPRRDWDGALHTLDALCQKHGVNLIAIGNGTASRETDKLAADLIKLMGKARAQSPSPSQTVRVEPVETQASTLRPAQDRPSSARTVKQTGSIEKVVVSEAGASVYSASEFASQEMPDVDVSLRGAASIARRLQDPLAELVKIDPKSIGVGQYQHDVNQSELARTLEAVVEDCVNSVGVDLNTASVPLLSRVSGLSGTVAKAVVRWREANGAFRNRKQLMDVSGLGAKTFEQSAGFLRIRGGDNPLDMTGVHPETYPVVEQMMAQTGKPVTELMGRADMLKTLKPELFANEKFGVITVKDIVTELEKPGRDPRPDFKVARFNDGVEDIADLKEGMVLEGTVSNVAAFGAFIDLGVHQDGLVHVSQLSHKFVNDAREVVKTGDIVKVKVMEVDVARKRIGLSMKLGDAPARRDGPRDNRFESAGRGQQGAGRRHEAPASTAMAGAFAKLQGLRKSP, encoded by the coding sequence ATGCAGAAAATCATTGAGCAGATTGCCGCCGAGATCAAGGTCCAGCCCCGCCAGGTGCTGGCGGCGGTGGAGTTGCTGGACGGTGGCGCCACCGTGCCTTTCATTGCCCGCTACCGCAAGGAGGTGACGGGGGGGCTGGACGACGTGCAGCTGCGCGAGCTCGAATACCGGCTGAGCTATCTGCGCGAGCTCGAGGAACGCCGCGAGGCCGTGCTCAAAGCCATCGACGAGCAGGGCAAGCTCACGCCCGCGCTGCGCGCCGCGATTGCCACCGTGGCCACCAAGCAGGAGCTGGAAGACCTGTACCTGCCGTTCAAGCAGAAGCGCCGCACCAAAGGGCAGATGGCGCGCGAAGCCGGCATCGAGCCACTGGCCGACAAGCTGTTTGCCGACCCCACGCTGGACCCGGCCGCCGAGGCTGCCGCCTTCACCCGCCCGGCCGAGGTGCTGGACGACGGCAAGCCTGGCGCCGACTTCTCGACCGTGCCCGCCGTGCTGGACGGCGTGCGCGACATCCTGAGCGAGCGCTGGGCCGAAGACCCGGCCCTGGTGCAGGGCCTGCGCCAGTGGCTGTGGTCTGAAGGCCTGCTGCGCAGCCAGCTCGCGGCCGGCAAGGACGAGAACCACCCCGATGTGGCCAAGTTCCGCGACTACTTTGACTACGATGAGCCCATCGGCCGCGTGCCCTCGCACCGCGCGCTGGCGGTGTTCCGGGGGCGGCAGCTGGAGGTGCTGGAGGCCAAGCTGGTGGTGCCCGATGCCGTTCGCCCTGAGCTAGTCGAAGGGGCTTCGACCCTTCGACCGGCTCAGGACAGGCCTGGCTCAGCCCGAGCGGCTGTTTCCCTGGCCGAAGGCAAGATCGCCCTGCACCTGGGCTGGAGCCATGCCGGCCGCCCGGCCGACGACCTGCTGCGCAAGTGCGTGGCCTGGACCTGGCGCGTCAAGCTCAGCCTGTCCACCGAGCGCGACCTGTTCACCCGCCTGCGCGAAGAGGCCGAGAAGGTGGCCATCAAGGTCTTTGCCGACAACCTGCGCGACCTGCTGCTGGCCGCGCCCGCCGGCCCGCGCGTGGTCATGGGCCTGGACCCGGGCATCCGCACCGGCGTCAAGGTGGCGGTGGTCGATGCCACGGGCAAGCTGGTGGACACAGCCACCGTGTACCCGCATGAGCCGAGGCGCGACTGGGACGGCGCGCTGCACACCCTGGACGCGCTGTGCCAGAAACACGGCGTGAACCTGATCGCCATCGGCAATGGCACCGCGAGCCGCGAGACGGACAAGCTGGCGGCTGATCTGATCAAGCTGATGGGCAAGGCGCGGGCCCAATCCCCATCCCCATCCCAAACCGTTCGCGTTGAGCCTGTCGAAACCCAGGCTTCGACCCTTCGACCAGCTCAGGACAGGCCAAGCTCAGCCCGAACGGTGAAACAAACGGGCAGCATCGAAAAAGTCGTCGTCAGCGAAGCCGGCGCCTCGGTCTACAGCGCCAGCGAATTCGCCAGCCAGGAAATGCCGGATGTGGACGTGAGCCTGCGCGGCGCGGCCAGCATTGCGCGGCGCTTGCAGGACCCGCTGGCCGAGCTGGTCAAGATCGACCCCAAGAGCATTGGCGTAGGCCAGTACCAGCACGACGTGAACCAGAGCGAGCTGGCCCGCACGCTGGAGGCCGTGGTCGAGGACTGCGTGAACTCGGTGGGGGTGGATCTGAACACCGCCAGCGTGCCGCTGCTGTCGCGGGTGTCGGGCCTGTCGGGCACGGTGGCCAAGGCCGTGGTGCGCTGGCGCGAGGCCAATGGGGCTTTCAGGAACCGCAAGCAACTGATGGACGTGAGTGGCCTGGGCGCCAAGACCTTTGAGCAGAGCGCGGGCTTCCTGCGCATCCGTGGCGGCGACAACCCGCTGGACATGACCGGCGTGCACCCCGAAACCTACCCCGTGGTCGAGCAGATGATGGCGCAGACCGGCAAGCCCGTGACCGAGCTCATGGGCCGCGCCGACATGCTCAAGACCCTCAAGCCCGAGCTGTTTGCCAATGAGAAGTTTGGGGTGATCACGGTGAAGGACATCGTCACCGAACTCGAGAAGCCCGGCCGCGACCCGCGCCCCGATTTCAAGGTGGCGCGCTTCAACGACGGCGTGGAAGACATTGCCGATCTGAAGGAAGGCATGGTGCTGGAGGGCACGGTCAGCAACGTGGCCGCCTTTGGCGCCTTCATCGACCTGGGCGTGCACCAGGACGGGCTGGTGCACGTGAGCCAGCTCAGCCACAAGTTCGTCAACGACGCGCGCGAGGTTGTCAAGACCGGCGACATCGTCAAGGTCAAGGTCATGGAGGTGGACGTGGCGCGCAAGCGCATCGGCCTGAGCATGAAGCTCGGTGACGCACCCGCGCGCCGCGATGGCCCGCGCGACAACCGCTTTGAAAGCGCCGGGCGCGGCCAGCAGGGCGCAGGCCGGCGCCATGAGGCACCGGCCAGCACCGCCATGGCCGGCGCCTTTGCCAAGCTGCAGGGCCTGCGCAAATCACCATGA
- a CDS encoding phospholipase, whose amino-acid sequence MKALRIYAGPRARAHIEQQGLRPQDVGVVPGAAGGPKGLILGPLDRFLFGEWLPQSNQPVHLVGASIGAWRMATACLDQPVQAFERLENDYIRQHYELQPGQKRPTAAHVSELFGSNLKAFYGGRVNEVLQHPRYKLHVVTSRGRHVLGREHGLRTPLGYLGAFLTNSVHRKAMGAWLERVVFSSPDTVGGAAHAALPFATADYRTRQVSLSEANFNAALQASCSIPFVLKAIHDIPGAPPGAYWDGGITDYHLHLNYNAQAGQGLVLYPHFQKAVVPGWLDKGLKWRHGATHFLDSTIVLAPNPEWVQTLPNGKLPDRTDFTRYGQDLDARVKAWSTATSASRQLADEFAQWLATGNASGVQAL is encoded by the coding sequence ATGAAAGCCCTGCGCATCTACGCCGGCCCCAGGGCGCGCGCCCATATTGAACAGCAGGGTCTGCGCCCGCAGGATGTGGGCGTGGTGCCCGGCGCGGCGGGCGGGCCCAAGGGGCTGATCCTCGGGCCGCTGGACCGCTTCCTGTTTGGCGAGTGGCTGCCGCAAAGCAACCAGCCGGTTCACCTGGTGGGCGCTTCCATCGGGGCCTGGCGCATGGCCACGGCCTGCCTGGACCAGCCGGTGCAGGCCTTCGAGCGGCTGGAGAATGACTACATCCGCCAGCACTACGAGCTGCAGCCGGGCCAGAAGCGCCCCACGGCGGCCCATGTGAGCGAGCTGTTTGGCAGCAACCTCAAGGCGTTCTATGGCGGCCGGGTCAACGAGGTGCTGCAGCACCCGCGCTACAAGCTGCACGTGGTCACCTCGCGCGGGCGCCACGTGCTGGGGCGCGAGCACGGCCTGCGCACACCGCTGGGCTACCTGGGGGCCTTTCTGACCAACAGCGTGCACCGCAAGGCCATGGGTGCCTGGCTGGAGCGCGTGGTGTTCTCGTCGCCCGACACCGTGGGCGGGGCTGCGCACGCAGCGCTGCCGTTTGCCACGGCCGACTACCGCACGCGGCAGGTCAGCCTGAGCGAGGCCAATTTCAACGCCGCGCTGCAGGCCAGTTGCTCGATCCCGTTCGTGCTCAAGGCCATCCACGACATTCCGGGCGCGCCGCCCGGCGCGTATTGGGACGGCGGCATCACCGACTACCACCTGCACCTGAACTACAACGCCCAGGCCGGGCAGGGGCTGGTGCTGTACCCGCATTTCCAGAAAGCCGTGGTGCCGGGCTGGCTCGACAAGGGCCTGAAATGGCGCCATGGCGCCACCCATTTCCTGGACAGCACCATCGTGCTCGCGCCCAACCCCGAGTGGGTCCAGACGCTGCCCAACGGCAAGCTGCCCGACCGCACCGATTTCACGCGCTACGGGCAGGACCTGGACGCCCGCGTCAAGGCCTGGAGCACGGCCACGTCGGCCAGCCGGCAGCTGGCCGACGAGTTTGCGCAGTGGCTGGCAACCGGCAATGCCTCAGGGGTTCAGGCGCTATAG
- a CDS encoding TetR/AcrR family transcriptional regulator, with translation MAKSTAELNTPEAPPVAAGKGAVNRQKIVHAALNLFMERGYAETSIGDIAEHAGLLKGNLSYYFKTKAEMLESVSDARMEELFGRLKALLPADASALVSIKAFIQVTQDSAHELARVGCPVGTLASQLGKTDPALQPYASRILEALQAWLVGQFARELPAAKARQHAEFLLTLLQGAAVMAHAFRDPALVDRQAKLAKAWLTDVLA, from the coding sequence ATGGCTAAAAGCACCGCAGAACTGAACACACCCGAAGCGCCGCCCGTGGCGGCAGGCAAAGGCGCGGTCAACCGGCAGAAAATCGTCCATGCCGCGCTGAACCTCTTCATGGAACGCGGTTACGCAGAAACATCGATCGGCGATATTGCCGAGCACGCGGGCTTGCTGAAGGGCAACCTGTCGTACTACTTCAAGACCAAGGCCGAGATGCTCGAATCGGTCTCTGACGCCCGCATGGAAGAGCTCTTTGGGCGACTCAAGGCCTTGCTGCCGGCCGATGCCAGCGCGCTGGTGTCGATCAAGGCCTTCATTCAGGTGACCCAGGACTCGGCGCATGAGCTGGCGCGCGTGGGCTGCCCCGTGGGCACGCTGGCCAGCCAGCTCGGCAAGACCGATCCGGCCCTCCAGCCCTATGCGTCGCGCATTCTGGAGGCCCTGCAGGCCTGGCTGGTGGGCCAGTTTGCGCGCGAGTTGCCTGCCGCCAAGGCCCGGCAACACGCCGAATTTTTGCTGACCCTGCTGCAGGGCGCCGCCGTGATGGCCCATGCGTTTCGCGACCCGGCGCTGGTCGATCGCCAGGCAAAGCTCGCGAAGGCCTGGCTCACTGACGTATTGGCCTGA
- a CDS encoding AhpC/TSA family protein: MHLAPGALPPDLIATDFSGEPVSLGALRGAPVLLSFYRYASCPVCNFRMRAIIQHYPQWSEHGLRVISVFQSPAESIRQYVGRQDAPFPIVADPAMTHYRRFGVETRWRGLVSWRVMTTAFKAFRSGFLPGKVDGPFERTPADFLIAPDGRIAVAHYGADIDDHIPIATITQWLKAPQN, translated from the coding sequence ATGCACCTTGCCCCGGGGGCCCTGCCCCCAGATCTCATTGCCACTGATTTTTCAGGTGAACCCGTCAGCCTGGGCGCCTTGCGTGGCGCGCCGGTTCTTTTGTCTTTTTACCGGTATGCCTCGTGTCCCGTGTGCAATTTCCGCATGCGCGCCATCATCCAGCACTACCCGCAATGGTCGGAGCACGGCTTGCGCGTCATTTCCGTCTTCCAGTCGCCCGCTGAATCGATCCGCCAGTATGTGGGCCGCCAGGATGCGCCCTTCCCCATCGTCGCGGACCCGGCCATGACCCACTACAGGCGGTTTGGCGTGGAAACGCGCTGGCGCGGGCTGGTTTCGTGGCGGGTCATGACCACGGCTTTCAAGGCTTTCCGAAGCGGCTTCCTGCCGGGCAAGGTGGACGGGCCGTTTGAAAGAACCCCGGCGGATTTCCTGATCGCGCCAGACGGGCGCATTGCTGTGGCCCACTACGGGGCCGATATTGATGACCACATCCCGATCGCTACCATCACGCAATGGCTAAAAGCACCGCAGAACTGA
- a CDS encoding iron-containing alcohol dehydrogenase: MSLIYYVTQIQFDFGAVKLLKQECERVGITRPLIVTDPGVKAAGVLQKALDALPGMTVAVFDQTPSNPTEAAVRAAVQVYKANNCDGLIAVGGGSAIDCAKGVAIAATHEGPLTHYATIEGGSPRITERAAPLIAVPTTSGTGSEVARGAIIIVDDHRKLGFHSWNIVPKAAICDPELTLGLPPKLTAATGMDAIAHCMETFMSAAFNPPADGIALDGLERGWAHIERATTNGADREARFNLMSASMQGAMAFQKGLGCVHSLSHSLGGVDPRLHHGTLNAMFLPAVVTFNAAAESVQKDKRLDRMARAMGLQSGSDIPEAIKDMNARLGLPTGLAAMGVQSDWFDKIITGALADHCHKTNPRIASVDDYQAMLAAAM; this comes from the coding sequence ATGTCCCTCATCTACTACGTCACCCAGATCCAGTTCGACTTTGGCGCCGTGAAGCTGCTCAAGCAGGAGTGCGAGCGCGTCGGCATCACCCGCCCGCTGATCGTGACCGACCCCGGCGTCAAGGCCGCTGGCGTGCTGCAAAAAGCGCTGGACGCCCTGCCCGGCATGACCGTGGCCGTGTTTGACCAGACCCCCTCCAACCCGACCGAGGCCGCCGTGCGCGCAGCCGTTCAGGTCTACAAGGCGAACAACTGCGATGGCCTGATCGCGGTGGGTGGCGGCTCGGCCATCGACTGCGCCAAGGGCGTGGCCATTGCCGCCACGCACGAAGGCCCGCTCACCCACTACGCCACCATCGAGGGCGGCTCGCCGCGCATCACCGAGCGCGCGGCGCCGCTGATCGCCGTGCCCACCACCAGCGGCACCGGCAGCGAGGTGGCGCGCGGCGCCATCATCATCGTGGACGACCACCGCAAGCTGGGCTTTCACTCCTGGAACATCGTGCCCAAGGCCGCCATTTGCGACCCCGAGCTCACGCTGGGCCTGCCGCCCAAGCTCACAGCCGCCACCGGCATGGACGCCATTGCCCACTGCATGGAAACCTTCATGTCGGCGGCCTTCAACCCGCCGGCCGACGGCATTGCGCTGGACGGCCTGGAGCGCGGCTGGGCCCACATCGAGCGCGCCACCACCAACGGCGCCGACCGCGAGGCGCGCTTCAACCTCATGAGCGCCTCGATGCAGGGCGCCATGGCCTTCCAGAAAGGCCTGGGCTGCGTGCACAGCCTGAGCCACAGCCTGGGCGGGGTTGACCCGCGCCTTCATCACGGCACCTTGAACGCCATGTTCCTGCCCGCCGTGGTCACCTTCAACGCAGCGGCCGAGTCGGTGCAAAAGGACAAGCGGCTGGACCGCATGGCCCGCGCCATGGGCTTGCAGTCGGGCAGCGACATCCCCGAGGCCATCAAGGACATGAACGCCCGCCTGGGCCTGCCCACGGGCCTGGCCGCCATGGGGGTGCAGAGTGACTGGTTCGACAAGATCATCACCGGCGCGCTGGCCGACCATTGCCACAAGACCAACCCGCGCATTGCCTCGGTGGACGACTATCAGGCCATGCTGGCGGCCGCCATGTAA
- a CDS encoding fumarylacetoacetate hydrolase, with the protein MKTKQTLIAVALAIAAGAPMAACLTDAQAVALVDQYMARAPAANPEGLSEADGACSRAKINALLELRLGNVIGYKAGLTASAVQKRFGYDKPVWGKLYEGMVLEDGATVEAAFGARPLFEADMLVRVSSEAINQAKTPMDVLMAIDQIIPFIELPDLVVQAPPKLNGPAISAINVGARLGVAGRPVAVPVTRGDRYAMLDALRDMDVVLSDGSGATLGKGKGSDILEHPLNAVIWLAQALAQEGLAMKPGELISLGSFSPLLPPKAGMKVTATYQGLPGAAPVSVQFK; encoded by the coding sequence TTGAAAACGAAACAAACCCTCATCGCCGTCGCCTTGGCGATAGCGGCTGGCGCCCCCATGGCGGCCTGCCTGACCGATGCACAGGCCGTCGCCCTGGTTGACCAGTACATGGCCCGGGCGCCCGCCGCCAATCCCGAGGGCCTGAGCGAGGCCGACGGTGCCTGCAGCCGCGCCAAGATCAATGCCCTGCTGGAACTGCGGCTGGGCAACGTGATTGGCTACAAGGCCGGCCTCACGGCTTCTGCAGTGCAGAAGCGCTTTGGCTATGACAAGCCCGTGTGGGGCAAGCTGTATGAGGGCATGGTGCTGGAAGACGGCGCCACGGTGGAGGCCGCGTTTGGCGCGCGCCCGCTGTTCGAGGCCGACATGCTGGTGCGCGTGAGCAGCGAGGCCATCAACCAGGCCAAGACGCCGATGGATGTGCTGATGGCGATTGACCAGATCATTCCCTTCATCGAGCTGCCCGACCTCGTGGTGCAGGCCCCGCCCAAGCTCAATGGCCCGGCCATCAGCGCCATCAACGTGGGCGCGCGCCTGGGCGTGGCTGGCAGGCCCGTGGCCGTGCCTGTGACCCGTGGCGACCGCTACGCCATGCTCGATGCACTGCGTGACATGGACGTGGTGCTCAGCGATGGCAGCGGTGCCACCCTGGGCAAGGGCAAGGGCAGCGACATCCTGGAGCATCCGCTCAATGCCGTGATCTGGCTGGCCCAGGCCCTGGCGCAGGAAGGCCTGGCCATGAAGCCTGGCGAGCTGATCAGCCTGGGCTCGTTCTCGCCGCTGCTGCCGCCCAAGGCCGGCATGAAGGTCACCGCCACCTACCAGGGCCTGCCCGGCGCCGCGCCGGTGTCGGTCCAGTTCAAATAA
- a CDS encoding alpha/beta hydrolase — protein sequence MRDVLARMARAGHPPMHTLTPVQARAAYEAGAGVLEIPRPELPRVQDLHIPARDGQALPARLYAPAQGSLPVLLYFHGGGFTIGSVTTHDTLCRELARRSGCMVVSLDYRMGPEHRFPTAVHDAWDALQWLAKHGAPLGADTSRLAVGGDSAGGTLAAVCALLARDAQLPLALQLLFYPGCAPRADSDSHARYGQGLVLEQAHIDFFFSQYLRSDADRDDWRFAPLLAPDVDGVAPAWLGLAECDPLVDEGLQYADRLRASGVAVDLQIYRGVTHEFIKMGRVLPEARQAHADAARAMKEALTP from the coding sequence ATGCGGGATGTGCTGGCGCGCATGGCGCGCGCCGGCCACCCGCCCATGCACACACTGACGCCAGTGCAGGCGCGGGCGGCCTACGAGGCCGGCGCCGGCGTGCTGGAAATCCCGCGCCCCGAGCTGCCCCGGGTGCAGGACCTGCACATTCCCGCGCGCGACGGCCAGGCGCTGCCGGCGCGCCTGTATGCGCCGGCGCAGGGCAGTCTGCCCGTGCTGCTGTACTTTCACGGTGGCGGCTTCACCATTGGCAGCGTCACCACGCACGACACCTTGTGCCGCGAACTGGCCCGGCGCAGCGGCTGCATGGTGGTGTCGCTGGACTACCGGATGGGGCCGGAGCACCGCTTCCCCACGGCCGTTCACGATGCCTGGGACGCGCTGCAGTGGCTGGCCAAGCACGGCGCGCCGCTGGGCGCCGACACCTCTCGCCTGGCCGTGGGCGGAGACAGCGCCGGCGGCACGCTGGCCGCCGTGTGCGCGCTGCTGGCGCGCGATGCGCAGTTGCCGCTGGCCTTGCAGTTGCTGTTCTACCCCGGCTGTGCCCCTCGGGCCGACAGTGACTCCCACGCGCGATACGGACAGGGCCTGGTGCTGGAGCAGGCGCACATCGACTTTTTCTTCAGCCAGTACCTGCGCAGCGACGCCGACCGTGACGACTGGCGGTTTGCGCCCCTGCTGGCGCCCGACGTGGACGGCGTGGCGCCGGCCTGGCTGGGCCTGGCCGAGTGCGACCCGCTGGTCGACGAGGGCCTGCAGTACGCGGACCGGCTGCGCGCCAGCGGTGTGGCCGTGGACCTGCAGATTTACCGTGGGGTGACCCATGAATTCATCAAGATGGGCCGTGTGCTGCCCGAAGCGCGGCAGGCCCACGCCGACGCGGCGCGCGCCATGAAAGAGGCTTTGACCCCATGA
- a CDS encoding YbgC/FadM family acyl-CoA thioesterase, whose amino-acid sequence MKRQDFRFFHRLRVRWAEVDMQKIVFNAHYLMYFDTAVADYWRALALPYEEAMHQLGGDLYVKKATVEFHASARMDDQIDVGMKCARIGNSSMLFTGAIFRGDELLITCELVYVFADPATQTSRPVPQALRDILTGYEAGESMVVLRTGPWSELGADATRVRTEVFVNEQRIPMEMEWDEADRTALHAVASNRLGQPLATGRLLQPGPGVGQIGRMAVHRVLRGASLGRDILQALTEAAAQRGDRQLLLHAQRSAEGFYQRLGFRPRGVPFDEVGIPHIEMFTVLRTD is encoded by the coding sequence ATGAAGAGACAAGACTTCCGGTTTTTCCACCGCCTGCGGGTGCGCTGGGCCGAGGTGGACATGCAGAAAATCGTGTTCAACGCCCACTACCTGATGTACTTTGACACCGCCGTGGCCGACTACTGGCGCGCGCTGGCGTTGCCGTATGAAGAAGCCATGCACCAGCTGGGCGGCGACCTGTACGTCAAGAAGGCCACGGTGGAGTTCCACGCCTCGGCGCGCATGGACGACCAGATCGACGTGGGCATGAAGTGCGCGCGCATCGGCAATTCGTCGATGCTGTTCACCGGCGCGATCTTCCGGGGTGACGAGCTGCTGATCACCTGCGAGCTGGTCTATGTGTTTGCCGACCCGGCCACGCAGACCTCCAGGCCCGTGCCGCAGGCGCTGCGCGACATCCTGACCGGCTACGAGGCGGGCGAGTCCATGGTCGTGCTGCGCACCGGGCCCTGGAGCGAGCTGGGTGCCGATGCCACCCGGGTGCGCACCGAGGTGTTCGTGAACGAGCAGCGCATTCCCATGGAGATGGAGTGGGACGAGGCCGACCGCACAGCGCTGCACGCGGTGGCCAGCAACCGGCTGGGCCAGCCCCTGGCCACCGGGCGGCTGCTGCAACCGGGCCCGGGCGTGGGCCAGATCGGCCGCATGGCCGTGCACCGGGTGCTGCGCGGCGCCAGCCTGGGCCGCGACATCCTGCAGGCCCTGACCGAAGCGGCCGCGCAGCGCGGTGACCGGCAGCTGCTGCTGCACGCGCAGCGCAGCGCCGAGGGCTTTTACCAGCGGCTGGGCTTTCGCCCGCGTGGCGTACCGTTTGACGAGGTGGGCATACCGCACATCGAAATGTTCACGGTTCTGCGCACCGATTAG